The following DNA comes from Natronospira bacteriovora.
CCCACACCGACTTCAAGAATCCGCTTTCCGCTCTGTTCCCCCAGGCTATTGATGGCCAGCTGCCGTCCTTGAGCAAAGACTCGTCCGAACAGCCGGTCGTAGTAGCGGGCGTATCGACGATAGGCGGACTTGATTGACGCGGTATCCATGCAGAGCAGATCCCCTGGCAGCCTGAAGTTCCGTCTCGCCCGACCATTCCTGGCGGGAAAGCGGCCTGCGGGCCCCCGGCGGGCCGGGGGCGGCTTCAAGCCTAGACGAAAGCCCTTGTCTCCCGCAAGCGCGCTGTCACTCAGAAGCGGTCGCGGTCGTGGGGTGCTTCCAGATCCAGTTCCGGGCCACGGGGGACGATGCGCGTGGGATTGATGTTGCCGTGGCTGTAATAGTAGTGGCGCTTGATATGGCGCATGTTCACGGTTTCCGCTACCCCAGGCACCTGGTACAGCTCCCGGGTGTAGTTAAGCAGGTTGGGGTAGTCGGCGATTCGCCGCAGATTGGTCTTGAAATGCCCCACGTAGACTGGATCGAAGCGCATCAGGGTGGTGAACAGGCGCCAATCGGCCTCGGTGATCTGCTCGCCCACCAGGTAACGCTGCCGGGACAGGCGCTGTTCCAGCTCATCCAGGGCCCGGAAGAGGGCGTCGAAGGCCTCATCATAGGCGTCCTGGGCGGTGGCAAATCCGCAGCGGTACACGCCGTTGTTGACCTGGTGATAGACCACCTCATTGATGGCATCGATATCCTTGCGCAGGGCTTGCGGATAAAAGTCGGTCTTCACGTCGGTGAAGGCATCGAATTCGCTGTTCAGCATGCGGATGATTTCCGCCGACTCATTGCTCACGATGGTTTCGCGTTGCTTGTCCCACACGACCGGCACGGTGACCCGGCCGGTGTAGTCGGCGGCCGCGCGTGTATAGACCTGGTGCAGGCAGTCGTAGCCGAACAGGGGGTCATGTGTCCCGTCGTTGCGGTCGCCGAACTCCCATCCGTTCTCCAGCATGTCCGGGTCCACCGGTGAGACGGAAATCACGTCTTCCAGCTTCTTCAGTTTGCGGAAGATCAGGGTGCGGTGAGCCCAGGGGCAGGCGTAGGAGACGTAGAGGTGATAGCGATTCGCTTCTGCCTTGAAACCACCCTCGCCATCCGGGCCGGCACGGCCATCCGCGGTGATCCAGTTGCGGAACTGGGCGGATTCGCGCACGAAGCGTCCGCCGTGCTTTTCCGTGTCATACCACTGATCAACCCATTTTCCGTCTACCAGAAGTCCCATGTGAAATTCCCGTGATTGATGGTGAATGTCAGGCGAAGGCCTGCCGTGGCCGGAATCCGGGCCGGCCGTGACTGAAAAGTGCGGGAGGGGCGTGATTGTACGCCCCTCCCGGCCAAGAAGGGGGCAGGTTTCAGCTCAGATTGAAACGATGGCCCAGTGCGAAGTCCTTGACCCCATGCACGAAGACCAGCAGCAGGCCCCCGCTGATGGCCAGATTCTTCAGCAGGTGGTTGGTTTCATTGGCATCACCCAGATCGAAATGGAAAAGGAAGCCGGCCAGCAACGTAAAGGCGGCGAGGGCGGCGGCTGCCCAGCGGGCCTTGATGCCGAGGATCAGTGCCAGTCCACCGAGAACCTCAAGCAGGATCGTCGGCAGCAGCAGGATGCCCGGCACGCCCATGGCTTCCATGTAGCCCTGAGTGGCTTCGTAGCCAAAACCCAGGCCGAAACCCGAGCCGATCTTGCCGATGCCGGCAATCAGAAAAATCAGGCCAAGCAACACGCGCCCGGCCAGGTCGATGACATTGTCTTTCATGTTCGTCACTCCTTGGGTTGCAACGGAATTATCCCGTACATGATCTATTATGAATTGACTAATTAGATAAAAAAGCGGAAATTATGGATGCTTATGTTCGAAAAAATAGAAAGGTAGGAGCGTGAAAACGACCCTCGCGCAATGGCGTGCCCTGCAGGCCGTGGTGGATCACGGCGGATTTGCTCAAGCCGCAGCGGTACTCAATCGCAGCCAATCCTCGGTCAGCTACGCCGTCGGTCGCCTGGAGGAAAGCCTGGGTGTTCGGCTGCTGAAGCTCTCCGGCCGGCGAGCGAGACTGACGGATGCCGGCTCCGCACTGCTGCGGGGCGCTCGTAATCTGCTTTCGGAAGCCCGGGAGCTGGAATCACTGGCTGCGACACTGGCTGAAGGCTGGGAGGCAGAGTTGAGTCTGGCGGTGGATGGCCTGTGCCCGGAACCGCTGCTTTCCAGTGCACTGGAGGATTTCGCCTCCCAGGCGTCGGCGACACGTGTCGAGATTTCCGAAGAAGTATTGTCCGGGGCGTCCGAGGCCATCAGTGAGGGTCGGGTGGATCTGGCCCTGAGCCCGGAGGTCCCCGGTGGCTTTCTGGGAGAACCGATACTGGAGGTGGCCTTTTTGCCGGTCGCTCACCCTGACCATGCCCTGAACGGCCTGAATCGGTCATTGACCAATGATGACCTGCGGCGTGAGCGGCAGATCGTGATTCGGGATTCGGCAAGACAGGGCCGGAGGGATCACGGTTGGCTGGGGGCGCCCCGTCGCTGGACGGTGACCTCGCTGGAGTCGGCTCGGCGGTTGGTGACGCAGGGGCTCGGTTTTGCCTGGCTACCGGCCCCCGTGGTGGCAGCGGATATTGATTCGGGGCGGCTTAGACAGCTGCAGCTGCAGGCGGGTGGCGGCCGTCGCAGCCACCTCTATCTGGTGGTGGCGCGGCCCAATAGCCTGGGGCCGGCCGCGCGGTTGCTGGTGGATTGTCTGCGCACAGCCGCCGCTGACTACGCCGCTCCCTGAAGCAGCGGTTTCCTCATTGTACTGGGTGGCCGGGGCGTATGGCCCCGGCCCTCCCTTTCAGGCCACCCGATCCAGGTGTGCCTTGATTTCGTCGGGGCTCAGCGTGGAAATATCCTTGTTCAGCTCCTGTTTCACCAGTGCGCTGGTCTTCTTGTCCAGGCGCTGGCGAAGTTCGCCGAGGAAGCGGGGAGGGGCCACCAGAATCAGGGACTGCACAGCGTTTTCGCTTGCCATTTTCCCCAGCGTTCGCGCCACTTCCGTGGCAAATGCCCGTTCGACCTGGTGGGCGGCTTCGGCATTGTCACCCATCTGGGGCGAGGCGAAGCCTTTTCTGTCGTTGGTGGTGCCGTGCTTGTCGGTAACCAGATCCTGGTTCCTCATTCGTCCTTCGGGATTGACCATGTCGTGGATTTCTTCCAGGCCGGAAACATGACCACGGAAATCAAGGAAACGGGCCCGGCTGGCATCGGCAACGATGACCCAGGTCTTTGGCATCTCTACCTTCATGTGTTGGCTCCCGTTCTTCTGGGCCCCGGTTCGGGGCGAGTGGCAGTCCATTGGGGTGGGGCGCGCCTTCGCTTCCACGAGCGGCTCCACCCACTTTCAGCTTGGTGTCTGCCGGGGGGCTTTTCAAGTACGGGTGACGAGCGGGCCAGGAAGTGGACAAGGGCCGGCCAGGTATTTCAGTAGCCGGGCTGCCAGTCCAGTGGTGGCTCGTCCAGGGCGGCGAGCTGTTCGCGCAGATCCAGGATCTGTGATTCCCAGAATTTGCCCTCGGTGATGTCAGGAAAGGCGCGGGGAAAGGCCGGGTCTTCCCAGCGCTCGGCGATCCAGCCCAGGTAGTGGAGTATGCGCAGGCCGCGCAGGGCTTCCACCAGATGCAGCTCCCGAACGTCAAAAGAGCGAAAGACGCTGTAGCCTTCCAGCAGCTCACTCAGGCGGGCCATCTGGTACTCCCGGTCACCGGAGAGGTACATCCAGAGATCCTGAATGGCCGGGCCGGTGCAGCAGTCATCCAGGTCGAGCAACCAGGGTCCGTCGTCCCGCCACAGCACATTGCCCGGATGGCAGTCCCCGTGAATGCGCAGGGTCTGAATGTCGCCGGCTTCGGCAAAGCGTTGTACCACACGGCCCAGTACCTGCTCGGAGATTGCCGCCCAGGCGGGTTCCAGGTGGGCGGGCACCATGCGAACCTGGTTCACCTGCTCAATGGCATGTTGCCCGACGGCCTCCGGGTTCAGCTGGGCCCGATGCCAGAAGCGGCCGCTCTCGCCGATGTTGTGCAGTCGCGCAATCAGGCGGCCCATCTGGCGCAGGTCGTCGCCCTGATCCAGGGCCGGGGGCCGGCCGCCGATGCTGGGAAACACCGCCAGGCGGTGCTGGCCGTGGTGAAAGAGCGTGCTGTCATTGGCCAGACGCCAGGGCGCCACCACCGGCAATTCGCTGCCGAGCAGATCCAGGGCAAAGGCGTGTTCCTCGAGAATGGTGTCGTCGCTCCAGCGCCCCGGGCGATAGAACTTGGCCACCATCAGCCCGGATTCGCCGGCCGGGGCGTCTTCCCGCCCCAGCTGATAGACCCGGTTCTCATAGCTGTTGAGCGCGGTGATGCGCCCGTCCGGCCGAAAACCCGCGGCCTCCACCGCATCCAGGATGGTGGCGGGGGAGAGGTCGGCAAAGGCCTGCACGCTCACAGCGACCTCCGGGGCGGCACCAGGGCACTGGCCAGGATCAGGCCGGTGGCAATGCCGGCCGCCACCAGGGCGACGGTAAAGCCGATCTGCACCCCACCCAGGGCGTCCTGGTCCATCATTGAGGCCAGGCTGCGAAAGCCGAGGCTGCCGGGCACGATGAGCATGATGCCG
Coding sequences within:
- a CDS encoding glutathione S-transferase family protein; this translates as MGLLVDGKWVDQWYDTEKHGGRFVRESAQFRNWITADGRAGPDGEGGFKAEANRYHLYVSYACPWAHRTLIFRKLKKLEDVISVSPVDPDMLENGWEFGDRNDGTHDPLFGYDCLHQVYTRAAADYTGRVTVPVVWDKQRETIVSNESAEIIRMLNSEFDAFTDVKTDFYPQALRKDIDAINEVVYHQVNNGVYRCGFATAQDAYDEAFDALFRALDELEQRLSRQRYLVGEQITEADWRLFTTLMRFDPVYVGHFKTNLRRIADYPNLLNYTRELYQVPGVAETVNMRHIKRHYYYSHGNINPTRIVPRGPELDLEAPHDRDRF
- a CDS encoding DoxX family protein, whose product is MTNMKDNVIDLAGRVLLGLIFLIAGIGKIGSGFGLGFGYEATQGYMEAMGVPGILLLPTILLEVLGGLALILGIKARWAAAALAAFTLLAGFLFHFDLGDANETNHLLKNLAISGGLLLVFVHGVKDFALGHRFNLS
- a CDS encoding LysR family transcriptional regulator; translation: MKTTLAQWRALQAVVDHGGFAQAAAVLNRSQSSVSYAVGRLEESLGVRLLKLSGRRARLTDAGSALLRGARNLLSEARELESLAATLAEGWEAELSLAVDGLCPEPLLSSALEDFASQASATRVEISEEVLSGASEAISEGRVDLALSPEVPGGFLGEPILEVAFLPVAHPDHALNGLNRSLTNDDLRRERQIVIRDSARQGRRDHGWLGAPRRWTVTSLESARRLVTQGLGFAWLPAPVVAADIDSGRLRQLQLQAGGGRRSHLYLVVARPNSLGPAARLLVDCLRTAAADYAAP
- a CDS encoding host attachment protein, with the protein product MKVEMPKTWVIVADASRARFLDFRGHVSGLEEIHDMVNPEGRMRNQDLVTDKHGTTNDRKGFASPQMGDNAEAAHQVERAFATEVARTLGKMASENAVQSLILVAPPRFLGELRQRLDKKTSALVKQELNKDISTLSPDEIKAHLDRVA
- a CDS encoding serine/threonine protein kinase, which codes for MSVQAFADLSPATILDAVEAAGFRPDGRITALNSYENRVYQLGREDAPAGESGLMVAKFYRPGRWSDDTILEEHAFALDLLGSELPVVAPWRLANDSTLFHHGQHRLAVFPSIGGRPPALDQGDDLRQMGRLIARLHNIGESGRFWHRAQLNPEAVGQHAIEQVNQVRMVPAHLEPAWAAISEQVLGRVVQRFAEAGDIQTLRIHGDCHPGNVLWRDDGPWLLDLDDCCTGPAIQDLWMYLSGDREYQMARLSELLEGYSVFRSFDVRELHLVEALRGLRILHYLGWIAERWEDPAFPRAFPDITEGKFWESQILDLREQLAALDEPPLDWQPGY